The proteins below are encoded in one region of Sulfolobus sp. A20:
- a CDS encoding nucleotidyltransferase family protein, whose protein sequence is MLRKAIITSAGRGSRMKHITTFLPKALLPLFVTENGGKVTRPIIDLILDSLKNIGIEKFCIVVGKNGMLLMQYLFERTPTFVFQETPKGFGDAVLRAEDFSGNEPFFVHADDGVLTKGYDSLKSLYEEISPDALLLVRRVQNPKRYGVVEVVDKGYYDNHKMYKVTDAEEKPQFPKSNLGLVAVYIFKPSIFDALKRVKVEENRELELTYGIKNLILDNREVYALEMKESETWLNVGDPKSYLDSLNYSFKLL, encoded by the coding sequence ATGTTAAGAAAGGCAATAATTACTTCTGCGGGTAGAGGAAGCAGAATGAAGCATATTACTACTTTTCTTCCTAAAGCATTGTTACCGCTTTTTGTGACGGAAAATGGGGGTAAAGTTACCAGACCGATCATAGATCTAATACTTGATTCACTAAAGAACATAGGAATAGAAAAATTCTGTATAGTAGTAGGCAAGAATGGCATGTTATTAATGCAATATCTATTTGAAAGGACTCCGACATTCGTTTTTCAAGAAACTCCAAAAGGATTTGGAGATGCCGTATTAAGGGCAGAAGACTTTTCCGGAAACGAACCATTTTTTGTTCATGCCGATGACGGAGTTCTAACTAAAGGCTATGATTCCTTAAAATCTTTATATGAAGAAATATCTCCAGATGCCTTACTTCTAGTAAGGCGAGTTCAAAATCCTAAGAGATATGGAGTAGTCGAAGTTGTTGACAAGGGCTATTATGATAATCATAAAATGTATAAGGTGACTGATGCAGAGGAAAAACCTCAATTTCCTAAATCTAACCTGGGATTAGTAGCTGTTTACATATTTAAACCATCGATATTTGACGCCTTAAAAAGAGTTAAAGTCGAGGAAAATAGGGAATTAGAATTGACTTATGGTATAAAAAACTTGATTTTGGATAATAGAGAAGTTTATGCGTTAGAAATGAAAGAAAGTGAAACTTGGTTAAACGTTGGAGATCCCAAGAGTTACTTAGATTCTTTAAACTATTCATTTAAATTGCTCTAA
- a CDS encoding MazG nucleotide pyrophosphohydrolase domain-containing protein → MELKQIQDKMKEMYYAKDSERGIYATFTWLVEEVGELAEALLSDNTESIQEELADVLAWTLSIANLKGIDMEEAIKKKYKL, encoded by the coding sequence TTGGAACTTAAGCAAATACAAGATAAAATGAAGGAAATGTATTATGCGAAGGATTCTGAAAGAGGAATTTATGCTACATTTACTTGGCTGGTTGAAGAAGTAGGAGAACTAGCTGAAGCATTATTATCAGATAATACTGAGTCTATTCAAGAGGAGTTAGCTGATGTCTTAGCCTGGACATTATCAATTGCGAATTTAAAGGGCATTGATATGGAAGAAGCTATAAAGAAGAAATATAAATTGTAA
- a CDS encoding gamma-glutamyltransferase family protein, which produces MPSASGKRVVSSQNYVASYVGAKILENGGNAFDASIAVSAVLSVVMPHTSGLGGDGFLLAKTPEGIIAYNASGWASKELSVEKIPDYRSPFTVMVPGLVDLWQFIHENYASKPLQELLNPAISIASNGFMVGRSLHHAIVSSFKLSEDWQKVYGNKRFSDEIRLNRMARILKHISRDPREFYDGKIAEDLVKGLRERGVPVSYEDFKEFHGEKVTPLKSTYKGYTLYELPPNSQGLTTLELLKMIELTDINKMPYNDIGRINEHVRLSALAYEDRNKYVADPRFASVPVEKLLSESYISNKLSEYGIEVKVSSHGDTTFFTVTDGENEVGFIQSLFYPFGSGIVVEEIPFNNRGAGFTEGINKPEPRKRPLHTLSVLLAENDNERLIIGCAGGDLRPQIHAEVLEYYVDYKMEIDEAVYAPRFMYLGNKVIAEKRLGITATQTDYYSPEVGVVQALKYKKGKYIGVADIRSEGVALPI; this is translated from the coding sequence ATGCCATCTGCTTCAGGAAAAAGAGTCGTGTCGTCGCAAAATTATGTGGCAAGTTATGTTGGAGCTAAGATATTAGAGAACGGAGGTAATGCATTCGATGCATCAATAGCAGTTAGTGCAGTTCTCTCGGTTGTAATGCCACACACTAGCGGGTTAGGGGGAGACGGATTTCTACTAGCTAAAACACCAGAGGGTATTATAGCTTATAACGCATCTGGTTGGGCATCAAAGGAACTTAGTGTAGAAAAAATTCCAGATTACAGAAGCCCTTTTACAGTAATGGTACCGGGATTAGTAGATCTATGGCAGTTTATCCATGAAAATTATGCTTCTAAACCTTTACAAGAGTTATTAAATCCAGCGATTTCTATAGCATCTAATGGATTTATGGTAGGGAGAAGTTTACATCACGCTATTGTAAGTTCGTTTAAATTGTCTGAGGATTGGCAGAAAGTTTATGGAAACAAGAGATTTAGTGACGAAATTAGGTTAAATAGAATGGCTCGAATATTGAAGCATATTTCCAGAGACCCTAGAGAATTTTATGATGGAAAAATAGCTGAAGATTTAGTTAAAGGATTAAGAGAAAGGGGAGTACCAGTAAGCTATGAAGATTTTAAAGAATTTCATGGAGAAAAGGTAACTCCTTTGAAGTCAACGTATAAAGGATATACCCTTTATGAATTACCTCCAAATAGTCAAGGATTAACAACGCTAGAATTGCTGAAAATGATAGAGTTAACTGATATTAATAAAATGCCATATAACGATATAGGAAGGATAAACGAGCACGTTAGATTAAGTGCTTTAGCTTATGAAGATAGAAACAAATATGTTGCTGATCCACGTTTTGCAAGCGTTCCAGTCGAAAAACTACTCTCAGAAAGCTACATATCAAATAAATTATCAGAATACGGAATTGAGGTTAAGGTAAGCTCTCACGGTGATACAACCTTCTTTACTGTAACTGACGGGGAGAACGAAGTTGGATTTATTCAAAGTTTATTCTATCCATTCGGTTCCGGTATCGTTGTAGAAGAAATACCTTTTAATAATAGAGGAGCAGGTTTTACTGAAGGAATTAACAAACCAGAGCCTAGAAAAAGGCCTTTACACACTCTTTCGGTATTACTAGCTGAGAACGATAATGAGAGATTAATAATAGGGTGTGCAGGTGGAGATTTAAGACCACAAATTCACGCAGAAGTATTAGAGTATTATGTGGACTATAAGATGGAGATTGACGAAGCCGTATATGCACCAAGGTTTATGTACTTAGGGAATAAGGTTATAGCAGAAAAAAGGCTTGGAATAACGGCAACTCAAACTGATTACTATTCTCCAGAAGTAGGTGTTGTTCAAGCATTAAAATATAAAAAAGGTAAGTATATTGGAGTAGCTGATATTAGAAGCGAAGGAGTAGCGCTACCTATCTAA
- a CDS encoding cytochrome C oxidase assembly protein, protein MIITYLAGIESLLAGTTIVFGGVVEGYGYGLSLGTNWPYTKDMLQVAAKRDPEAIHRILATLVGILSLAILIIHPSLISIIGFVAVVFTALLGMATLYVLAGKLPSIFQGFHDIAAYTTFVTYFLLMLQGLNIFKLSILSFLIDAIIPPHFLYFVIFMGGVVTGTRRMRLKIGKVWEKSQERNIWLQIAWVIHGIAALIFIIALVLLHYWLTLAFTAIELVVGLWVWDSSNRNSLKPGISVGLHQLFSILVVVAIILNSIS, encoded by the coding sequence ATGATTATTACTTACCTTGCGGGAATTGAATCTCTGCTAGCAGGAACGACAATAGTTTTTGGAGGAGTAGTTGAAGGATATGGGTATGGATTATCTTTAGGTACTAATTGGCCATACACAAAGGACATGTTACAAGTAGCAGCTAAAAGAGATCCAGAGGCAATACATAGAATACTAGCCACATTAGTTGGAATACTCTCTTTAGCTATCCTAATCATCCATCCTTCTCTTATATCAATTATCGGGTTTGTCGCAGTAGTCTTCACTGCGTTATTAGGAATGGCTACACTATATGTATTGGCTGGAAAGTTACCTTCAATATTTCAAGGGTTTCACGATATAGCTGCATACACAACCTTTGTTACATACTTCTTATTAATGTTACAAGGTTTGAATATATTCAAGTTAAGTATTCTTTCATTCTTGATTGATGCAATAATACCACCACACTTTCTGTATTTCGTAATTTTCATGGGAGGAGTGGTAACTGGGACCAGAAGAATGAGGTTAAAAATAGGGAAGGTATGGGAAAAGAGTCAAGAAAGAAATATTTGGCTTCAAATAGCCTGGGTGATTCATGGAATAGCTGCACTAATATTTATTATTGCATTGGTATTACTTCATTATTGGCTTACTTTAGCATTTACAGCAATTGAACTGGTTGTAGGATTGTGGGTGTGGGACTCAAGTAATAGAAACTCTCTTAAGCCTGGGATATCTGTAGGCTTGCATCAACTATTCTCAATTCTCGTAGTAGTTGCTATAATATTGAATAGTATCAGTTGA
- a CDS encoding thiamine pyrophosphate-requiring protein: MNGGKAFLSLLKEFKVDRIFLVSGTDYPAFIEAKVEDPNLPELEVVPHEITAVSAAIGYSLGGKIGVVGVHTTPGTANALGGIMNAYTSRIPLLVIAGRSPYLEKGNTASRNLRIHWTQEARDQGEIVRQYVKYDFEVRRVEQIPIVVSRAFQIMLSEPRGPVYLVVPREVSVDEIKEIKKIPMDYYEPAPPADKLNKAKEMLEKAENPVIVTWRAGRRKSWFESLKRFAEKYNIPILNYVGEVLNYPSNGAMALDKFDLKRADLLLVIEAEVPYFPKKLDLDIPIIKVDVEPSYSYIPYYGFRCDLCIQSTPDNFLDYISLRPKNAEVIKELKAKQDEEKRRLIESLMDRKPIHPKYLSHEIGEIAHEYDLAIFNEYQFDPRYARLNEFGSYFADLSIGYLGFSLGAAVGYKMATNKDVIVTTGDGSFIFGVPEAFYYIGYRYPVMVVIYDNAGWLASAEAVNEVFPEGLARIKKYYPGADFSRFEIGKTVEAFHGYYELVEEPSEIKPALLRGLDKLRRENKIVVIQVIVDKVR; encoded by the coding sequence ATGAATGGTGGTAAAGCTTTCTTATCTTTATTGAAAGAATTTAAAGTAGATAGAATATTTTTAGTCTCTGGAACCGATTATCCTGCATTTATTGAAGCCAAAGTTGAAGACCCAAACTTGCCGGAATTAGAAGTTGTCCCTCATGAGATCACTGCAGTTTCAGCTGCTATAGGTTATTCCTTAGGGGGAAAGATAGGCGTAGTTGGAGTTCATACCACGCCAGGAACTGCAAATGCATTAGGAGGAATAATGAACGCTTATACCTCCAGAATCCCTCTCCTAGTTATAGCTGGAAGAAGTCCGTACTTGGAGAAGGGTAATACCGCAAGCAGAAATTTAAGGATACACTGGACTCAAGAAGCTAGAGATCAAGGGGAGATAGTTAGGCAGTACGTTAAATATGATTTTGAGGTGAGAAGAGTAGAGCAAATACCAATAGTAGTTTCTAGGGCTTTTCAGATAATGCTTAGTGAACCTAGAGGTCCAGTTTATCTCGTAGTCCCAAGGGAAGTAAGTGTTGATGAGATAAAGGAAATTAAGAAGATCCCTATGGACTATTATGAACCAGCTCCGCCAGCAGATAAATTAAATAAAGCTAAGGAGATGTTGGAAAAAGCAGAAAATCCGGTAATAGTAACTTGGAGGGCAGGTAGAAGAAAAAGCTGGTTCGAATCACTTAAGAGATTCGCTGAAAAATATAACATTCCTATCTTGAATTACGTCGGTGAGGTATTAAATTATCCGTCTAACGGGGCCATGGCTTTAGATAAGTTTGACTTAAAGAGGGCAGATTTACTCCTCGTTATTGAGGCAGAAGTGCCATACTTTCCTAAAAAACTTGATCTTGACATACCTATTATTAAAGTAGACGTCGAGCCTTCATATTCCTATATTCCTTATTATGGATTTAGATGTGATCTTTGTATTCAGTCTACGCCAGATAACTTCTTGGACTATATTTCTCTTAGGCCTAAGAATGCTGAGGTGATTAAGGAATTAAAAGCAAAGCAGGATGAGGAAAAGAGAAGATTGATTGAAAGCTTAATGGATAGAAAGCCAATACATCCTAAATATTTATCTCATGAAATTGGTGAGATCGCGCATGAATATGATTTAGCTATCTTTAATGAATACCAATTTGATCCCAGATATGCCAGATTAAATGAATTCGGCTCTTATTTCGCCGACTTATCAATAGGGTATCTAGGTTTCTCTTTAGGAGCAGCTGTAGGTTATAAGATGGCAACTAATAAAGATGTAATAGTTACTACTGGGGATGGTTCTTTCATTTTTGGAGTTCCTGAGGCGTTTTATTACATTGGATATAGATATCCAGTCATGGTAGTAATTTATGATAATGCTGGCTGGTTAGCCTCTGCTGAAGCTGTAAATGAGGTCTTCCCAGAAGGATTAGCAAGGATTAAGAAATACTATCCTGGAGCTGACTTCAGTAGATTTGAAATTGGCAAAACTGTTGAAGCTTTTCACGGGTATTATGAATTAGTGGAGGAGCCATCAGAGATTAAACCAGCCTTGTTAAGAGGGTTAGACAAGTTAAGAAGAGAGAATAAAATAGTTGTGATCCAAGTTATTGTGGATAAGGTGAGATAA
- a CDS encoding acetyl ornithine aminotransferase family protein produces the protein MNEIINGIIKEDENYLMQSFKRWYPFVISRGSGALVYDVQGKEYIDFNAGIGVLALGHANEKIINAVSQQMHKFFHYSLTDFYYELAIRVAKKLVSFMPYPAKVFYTNSGTESVEAAIKIARGNTGRQWIIGFMNSFHGRTMGSLAFTSSKSVQRKSFSPLLSSTYLIPYPDKRNPLCKEDCTDNLLSFIEDWLFKKIVDPSEIAAFIAEPIQGEGGVIVPPYDFFYKLNSILKKYGILLILDEVQTGIGRTGKMFAFEHFNVTPDMICIAKAIGGGIPLGAVVGRKEVMNLPAGSHANTFGGNPLALAAAEVVLDEVPRLLDHVSSLGKKIVEELKDTRSPYVYEVRGLGLLIGVELRKDNKPYVEGLEKVLYNTFLRGVLAIGAGESVVRIEPPLIIPEDLAIKGTKIMKEEIEKL, from the coding sequence ATGAACGAAATAATAAATGGCATCATAAAAGAGGATGAAAACTATTTAATGCAATCCTTCAAAAGATGGTACCCATTCGTCATAAGTCGTGGAAGTGGTGCTTTGGTATATGACGTCCAAGGAAAAGAGTATATTGATTTTAATGCTGGTATAGGAGTATTAGCCTTAGGGCATGCAAATGAAAAGATTATTAATGCAGTCAGCCAACAAATGCACAAGTTTTTCCATTATAGTTTAACTGATTTCTACTATGAATTAGCTATAAGAGTGGCTAAGAAATTGGTCTCATTTATGCCTTATCCTGCAAAGGTGTTTTACACTAACAGCGGTACAGAAAGTGTTGAAGCTGCTATAAAAATAGCTAGGGGGAATACTGGAAGGCAGTGGATCATAGGATTTATGAATTCATTCCACGGCAGAACAATGGGTTCCTTAGCATTTACATCTAGTAAATCCGTACAAAGAAAATCGTTTTCACCATTATTATCATCAACATATTTAATTCCCTATCCCGATAAGAGAAATCCTCTATGTAAAGAAGACTGTACTGATAATCTATTATCATTTATAGAGGATTGGCTGTTCAAAAAGATCGTAGATCCTAGCGAAATAGCTGCTTTTATTGCTGAACCAATACAAGGAGAGGGAGGAGTAATCGTACCGCCATATGATTTCTTTTATAAACTTAATAGTATTCTGAAAAAATATGGTATTTTGTTAATTCTTGATGAAGTTCAAACTGGTATTGGTAGAACCGGTAAAATGTTCGCTTTCGAACACTTTAACGTAACGCCTGATATGATTTGTATTGCAAAAGCTATTGGAGGTGGTATACCATTAGGTGCCGTAGTAGGTAGAAAAGAGGTGATGAATTTACCAGCTGGATCGCACGCTAATACTTTTGGAGGTAATCCATTAGCTCTAGCTGCTGCCGAGGTAGTATTAGATGAGGTACCCAGGTTATTGGACCACGTGAGTAGCTTAGGCAAAAAGATAGTAGAGGAGTTGAAAGATACTAGATCACCATACGTTTATGAGGTTAGGGGGTTAGGATTATTGATAGGAGTTGAGCTTAGAAAGGATAATAAACCTTATGTAGAAGGACTAGAAAAAGTACTTTATAATACCTTTTTAAGAGGAGTATTAGCTATAGGCGCTGGAGAATCAGTTGTTAGAATAGAACCTCCACTTATAATTCCGGAAGATTTAGCAATAAAAGGAACTAAAATAATGAAGGAGGAAATAGAAAAACTTTAA
- a CDS encoding N-acetylglucosamine kinase gives MILVGVDGGGTKTSAIAYTCSGNLIGKGLGGPGNFHNVGVEEAVKNIRKAIMSATKGMKPDVAYIGLAGIDSKYDYDIMSEALRNVSNSTYVDHDGFVALYAETRGDPGVITIAGTGSVIVGFNGKERFRYGGLGWLIADEGSAYWIGREALRALGKMLDARIPKTILADKIMGLLEINSLDDLIKWAYHEGHKVKEIASLATAVSEAAKEGDQVAYNILKTAAYELASYSIQMAVKIGVSRIYLKGGMFNSEIYYNLFKEYLDNNNIKGVISSRDPEYGALLLAFKYSGCDGEALFR, from the coding sequence ATGATACTTGTTGGAGTGGACGGAGGAGGAACCAAAACATCAGCTATAGCGTATACTTGCAGCGGAAATTTAATAGGCAAAGGATTAGGAGGCCCCGGTAACTTCCATAACGTAGGTGTGGAGGAGGCTGTGAAAAACATCAGAAAAGCTATAATGTCTGCTACTAAAGGCATGAAACCAGATGTAGCTTATATAGGATTAGCTGGTATAGATTCTAAGTATGATTATGATATAATGAGCGAGGCATTAAGAAATGTATCTAATTCGACTTATGTGGATCATGACGGTTTTGTCGCACTTTATGCTGAGACTAGAGGTGATCCAGGCGTTATTACGATAGCAGGAACTGGTAGCGTAATAGTAGGGTTTAACGGTAAGGAAAGATTTAGATATGGGGGATTAGGTTGGTTAATAGCCGATGAAGGTTCAGCTTATTGGATAGGAAGAGAAGCCTTAAGGGCTTTAGGAAAAATGTTAGACGCGAGAATTCCTAAGACTATTTTGGCTGATAAAATAATGGGCCTTCTAGAAATAAATTCTCTGGATGATTTAATTAAATGGGCATACCATGAAGGTCATAAAGTAAAAGAAATTGCCTCGTTAGCTACTGCAGTGAGTGAAGCTGCTAAGGAGGGAGATCAAGTTGCATATAATATTTTAAAGACTGCTGCATACGAATTAGCATCTTATTCAATTCAAATGGCCGTAAAGATTGGTGTGAGCAGAATATATCTAAAGGGAGGGATGTTTAATTCTGAAATCTATTATAATCTATTCAAAGAATATTTAGATAATAACAACATAAAAGGAGTTATATCTTCTCGTGATCCAGAATATGGAGCATTATTGTTGGCGTTTAAATATAGCGGATGTGATGGCGAGGCTCTATTTAGATAG
- a CDS encoding aldo/keto reductase, producing MKICEKEVSQIGFGTWKLGGGFWSPDYSRDKESVEVIEYAISRGINLIDTAEMYGGGHAEELVGEAIKRFNRDDLIIVTKVWPNHLMYEDVIKSAKNSLRRLNSKYIDLYLIHWPNSSVPLEETIRAMEKLIDDGIVRCIGVSNFDVNLLQQAIHLTKKYEIVANEIEYNVNNKSAEKDVIPFCEKNNIKVIAYSPLARGSVKDNEILEEIGKKYGKTPVQVALNYVKRRSIPIPKASSKKHVDEILGSMGWDLSEEDYERIKNL from the coding sequence TTGAAAATATGCGAAAAGGAAGTTTCACAGATAGGTTTTGGTACTTGGAAGTTGGGGGGAGGCTTTTGGTCGCCAGATTACTCCAGAGATAAGGAGAGTGTAGAGGTAATAGAGTACGCAATTAGTAGAGGTATAAATTTGATAGATACTGCAGAAATGTATGGTGGAGGTCACGCAGAAGAACTAGTAGGAGAGGCTATCAAGCGATTTAATAGGGACGATTTAATAATTGTCACAAAGGTCTGGCCTAATCATTTGATGTATGAGGATGTTATAAAGTCGGCAAAGAACAGTTTAAGGAGATTAAACAGTAAATATATAGACTTATATTTAATTCATTGGCCAAATTCCTCGGTTCCCCTTGAGGAGACTATAAGGGCTATGGAGAAATTAATCGATGATGGTATAGTTAGATGCATAGGAGTTAGTAATTTTGACGTTAATTTACTTCAACAAGCTATACATTTAACTAAAAAATACGAGATAGTGGCCAACGAGATAGAATATAACGTTAATAATAAAAGTGCTGAAAAAGATGTTATACCATTTTGCGAGAAAAATAATATAAAAGTTATAGCCTACTCGCCCTTGGCTAGAGGAAGTGTTAAGGATAATGAGATTTTAGAAGAGATTGGCAAAAAATATGGCAAGACACCTGTTCAAGTTGCCTTAAATTACGTTAAAAGACGTTCAATTCCTATACCTAAAGCATCTAGCAAGAAACATGTAGATGAAATACTAGGTTCTATGGGTTGGGATTTAAGTGAAGAAGATTATGAGAGAATTAAGAATCTTTGA
- a CDS encoding tRNA(Met) cytidine acetyltransferase TmcA, producing MVNEDQFFEVLKKSLIDGEARYYRNLVYIEKSNYFDLVKKIIELFLSFKKDPSVAYGFVPWAEGSKDRMKEIKGYFQKFDDIDYANAEYKLGNTYDLVILDTVDNFQPINIGRLVDLARGGGLVIIYTDNLIKDKMVFRSSIIRNNKIYDIYERRFKKKLQEHEGIFTIIGDQFEVRPFSGDIKPKPEKKVPSKPIMPKEIHELSLSEDENRVIESFSFMLSGGRRVLVLTAPRGRGKSSVTGLSIASLVAKYKSKRERNAKIVVTAPSIVSASQVMLFVKNAMERLGENVWVKMSDTGHVKIIKGSDFKVEYVPHDAALEDEGDLLVIDEAASLGVNYIDLALRMWRKVVLVTTVHGYEGSSKAFLRYLRRLIESRRIKVKWVNMEQPLRYAEGDPIEKWLYDALLLDAEPEEPKSEINLINYEDIDKAELIDDDKKLRSLYGIMVTAHYRNNPDDLMIMLDGAHHLIKALYSDNNSYIAACQIAEEGELPDNLIDMALKGGTFDGDLIPDRIIKHVRIRDFGKLKGWRIVRIAVLQELQDKGFGSEMLNIIFNEAKEKGIDWLGSSFMSDPKVLNFWIKNGFVPVHISPKKNEKLGDYPVVVMKPISDIAKKITEISAYILKEKLLNTLHDVYFNINPEVARLLLTGARANKTVNINDILIDKVVSFLQGISPYESSADGIHMLAIKYFWDSKRDWALSREEELVLIAKVIQGKPWNYVSSLLESNRSHVYELIYDSISKLMKKYYNLSAESTVGLTLDQVMKSQHYEK from the coding sequence ATGGTTAATGAAGATCAGTTCTTTGAGGTATTGAAGAAATCCCTAATCGATGGTGAAGCAAGGTATTATCGTAACTTAGTATATATAGAAAAAAGTAATTATTTTGATTTAGTGAAAAAAATTATAGAACTATTTTTGAGCTTTAAAAAGGATCCTTCAGTTGCTTATGGTTTTGTTCCTTGGGCTGAGGGCTCAAAGGATAGGATGAAGGAAATAAAGGGATATTTCCAAAAGTTCGATGATATTGATTACGCTAATGCCGAATATAAGCTAGGAAACACTTATGACCTAGTAATTCTTGATACAGTTGATAATTTCCAACCAATTAATATAGGTAGGCTTGTGGATCTAGCGAGAGGTGGTGGTCTGGTAATTATCTATACTGATAATCTTATAAAGGACAAGATGGTATTTAGATCTTCTATAATAAGAAATAACAAAATATATGATATATATGAAAGAAGATTTAAGAAAAAATTGCAAGAGCATGAGGGTATATTTACGATTATTGGTGATCAATTTGAAGTAAGACCCTTTTCTGGTGATATTAAACCTAAGCCAGAAAAGAAGGTTCCATCAAAACCTATAATGCCTAAAGAGATTCATGAATTGTCATTAAGCGAAGACGAGAATAGAGTAATCGAATCTTTTTCTTTTATGCTTAGCGGTGGAAGGAGGGTTCTAGTATTAACCGCGCCAAGAGGAAGGGGAAAGAGTTCTGTGACCGGTTTATCAATTGCTAGTTTAGTAGCTAAGTATAAGAGTAAGAGAGAGAGAAACGCGAAAATCGTAGTTACTGCTCCTTCAATAGTTAGTGCATCTCAAGTCATGCTCTTTGTAAAAAATGCGATGGAGAGATTAGGTGAAAACGTCTGGGTTAAGATGAGTGATACGGGGCACGTAAAAATAATAAAAGGTAGTGATTTCAAGGTAGAATATGTCCCACATGATGCTGCTTTAGAGGATGAGGGCGATTTATTAGTTATAGATGAAGCAGCATCACTTGGAGTGAATTACATAGACTTAGCATTAAGGATGTGGAGAAAAGTAGTTCTGGTAACCACAGTCCACGGATATGAAGGATCGAGCAAAGCCTTCTTAAGGTATTTAAGGAGGTTAATCGAAAGTAGGAGAATTAAGGTAAAATGGGTAAATATGGAGCAACCATTACGTTATGCTGAAGGTGATCCTATAGAGAAATGGTTGTATGATGCCTTATTACTGGATGCTGAGCCAGAGGAGCCTAAATCAGAGATAAATCTAATTAACTATGAAGACATTGATAAGGCTGAGCTAATTGACGATGATAAGAAATTAAGATCACTATACGGAATAATGGTTACAGCTCACTATAGGAATAATCCTGATGATTTAATGATTATGTTAGATGGTGCCCATCACTTAATCAAGGCATTGTATTCTGATAATAACTCTTACATAGCGGCTTGTCAGATAGCCGAAGAGGGCGAACTGCCGGATAACTTAATTGACATGGCGTTAAAGGGTGGCACTTTTGATGGTGATCTAATTCCAGATAGAATAATAAAGCATGTAAGAATAAGGGATTTTGGAAAACTAAAAGGTTGGAGAATAGTTAGAATAGCTGTTTTACAAGAATTACAAGATAAGGGCTTTGGGAGTGAAATGCTTAACATTATCTTCAACGAGGCAAAAGAAAAGGGAATAGATTGGTTAGGTTCTTCATTTATGTCTGATCCCAAAGTTTTGAATTTCTGGATCAAAAATGGTTTCGTTCCAGTTCACATATCTCCTAAGAAAAATGAGAAACTCGGGGACTATCCCGTTGTGGTTATGAAACCTATAAGTGATATAGCAAAGAAAATAACAGAAATATCAGCTTACATATTAAAGGAAAAACTTCTAAATACACTCCACGATGTGTACTTTAATATTAATCCGGAAGTTGCTAGATTACTTTTGACAGGAGCTAGAGCAAACAAAACTGTTAACATAAATGACATTCTAATTGATAAAGTAGTATCATTTTTGCAAGGAATCAGTCCTTATGAGTCTTCTGCAGATGGGATACACATGTTAGCAATTAAGTATTTCTGGGACTCTAAAAGGGACTGGGCTTTATCAAGGGAAGAGGAGCTAGTGCTGATAGCCAAAGTAATTCAAGGAAAACCTTGGAATTACGTATCCTCCCTCTTAGAATCTAATAGATCGCATGTTTATGAGTTAATATATGATTCAATATCAAAGTTAATGAAAAAATATTATAACTTGTCTGCTGAATCAACTGTTGGTTTAACCCTAGATCAAGTGATGAAATCACAACACTATGAAAAGTGA